A single window of Sphingobacteriales bacterium DNA harbors:
- a CDS encoding DUF4159 domain-containing protein — MKKIIYFLVLIILSATLFAQQKSTVKIGLLKYKGGGDWYANPTSLPNLAKFCNQNLGTSINTKIDEVEPSSSEIFNYTYLHITGHGNVIFTPNEANNLRNYLAAGGFLHISDNYGIDKYIRKAMKLVFPELDFVLVPFNHPIYHQKYKFPNGLPKIHEHDNKPAQGFGLFWQGKLVCFYDYETDLGDGWEDIEVHNDTVEQHTKALQMGANIIQYLCIY; from the coding sequence ATGAAAAAAATAATATATTTTTTAGTTTTAATAATATTAAGTGCAACTTTATTTGCGCAGCAAAAATCTACAGTAAAAATTGGATTGCTTAAATACAAAGGTGGTGGCGATTGGTATGCTAATCCAACTTCATTACCAAATTTAGCTAAGTTTTGCAATCAAAATTTAGGTACAAGTATCAATACTAAAATAGATGAAGTTGAACCTTCAAGTTCAGAAATATTCAATTATACATATTTGCATATCACAGGACATGGGAATGTTATTTTTACACCAAATGAAGCCAATAATCTTAGAAATTATTTAGCTGCTGGTGGTTTTCTACATATTTCAGATAATTATGGAATAGATAAATATATCAGAAAAGCAATGAAATTAGTTTTTCCAGAACTTGATTTTGTGTTAGTTCCTTTCAACCATCCAATTTATCATCAAAAATATAAGTTTCCAAACGGACTACCAAAAATACACGAGCATGATAATAAACCAGCTCAAGGCTTTGGTTTGTTTTGGCAAGGTAAGTTAGTTTGTTTTTATGATTATGAAACAGATTTAGGCGATGGTTGGGAAGATATTGAAGTACATAACGATACTGTAGAGCAACATACTAAAGCATTGCAAATGGGTGCAAATATCATTCAATATCTTTGTATATATTAA
- a CDS encoding VanW family protein, with translation MKQRKLLSQRHPALYFLAVWLRRCKQYIEWYFGNKTFAKSKSEEKLPYRLKKHQSVLLRKLGNSDMQLQINKVCNLKIAAQKINGILIRPGETFSFCKLVGRPTKKKGYLMGMELSFGEAVPGIGGGICQIANLLNWIVLHSQLTITKKSQHSYDPFPDEGRVLPFGSGAAIFYNYIDYQFVNNTDTTYQILLWFTETTIEGEFRCDKMPEFTYHVFEKNHQFLKNENIFYRRNEIWRDVISKRTGNTIKTEMMVKNFARVTYTPESFSDNN, from the coding sequence GTGAAACAAAGGAAATTACTAAGTCAAAGACATCCTGCATTATATTTTCTTGCAGTTTGGCTAAGAAGATGCAAACAATATATTGAATGGTATTTTGGTAATAAAACTTTCGCAAAATCTAAGTCTGAGGAAAAGCTACCCTATAGATTAAAAAAACATCAATCAGTTTTGCTAAGAAAATTAGGCAATAGTGATATGCAATTGCAAATAAATAAAGTTTGTAATCTGAAAATTGCAGCTCAAAAAATCAATGGTATTTTAATTCGACCTGGCGAAACATTTTCATTCTGTAAACTAGTAGGAAGACCAACAAAGAAAAAAGGATATTTGATGGGAATGGAATTATCGTTTGGTGAAGCTGTGCCAGGCATAGGTGGTGGCATTTGTCAAATAGCTAATTTGCTAAATTGGATTGTATTACACAGTCAATTAACGATTACAAAAAAATCGCAACATTCTTATGACCCATTTCCTGATGAAGGTAGAGTGTTGCCATTTGGTAGTGGCGCAGCAATTTTTTATAACTATATCGATTATCAGTTTGTGAATAACACAGATACTACCTATCAAATTTTACTTTGGTTTACAGAAACAACAATAGAAGGAGAATTTAGATGTGATAAAATGCCAGAATTTACATACCATGTTTTTGAGAAAAATCATCAATTCCTAAAAAATGAAAATATCTTTTATCGTAGAAATGAAATTTGGAGAGATGTAATTAGTAAAAGAACAGGCAACACAATAAAAACAGAAATGATGGTAAAGAATTTTGCTAGAGTAACTTATACACCAGAAAGTTTTAGTGACAATAATTAA
- the atpC gene encoding ATP synthase F1 subunit epsilon, whose protein sequence is MQLIILTPEQEVYNGEADSVQLPGTDGQFEILNKHAAMVASLSKGKLNIRNSKEKVSYNISGGIVEVLNNKVSVLTEGIIE, encoded by the coding sequence ATGCAATTAATCATATTAACTCCAGAACAAGAAGTGTACAATGGCGAAGCTGATTCAGTTCAACTTCCAGGCACAGATGGACAATTTGAAATACTAAACAAACATGCTGCAATGGTAGCTTCTCTATCTAAAGGAAAATTGAATATTAGAAATTCAAAAGAGAAAGTAAGCTACAATATTTCAGGCGGAATTGTTGAAGTATTAAACAATAAAGTTTCTGTACTTACTGAAGGTATTATAGAATAA
- a CDS encoding F0F1 ATP synthase subunit beta — protein MANAGKIAQIIGPVIDVSFDGENSKLPEILNALVVKKDDGSEIILEVQQHLGQDTVRCVSMDSTEGLRRGTKVIDTGDQIKMPAGEAIKGRLFNVIGDAIDGIGAVSKEGGYSIHRKPPKYEDLATSKEVLYTGIKVIDLIEPYAKGGKIGLFGGAGVGKTVLIMELVNNIAKGHGGLSVFAGVGERTREGNDLLREFLESDVIKYGEKFKHSMEEGDWDLASVDKEQLKESKATLVFGQMNEPPGARARVALSGLTIAEQFRDEVSDGKGKDILFFVDNIFRFTQAGSEVSALLGRMPSAVGYQPTLATEMGLMQERITSTKSGSITSVQAVYVPADDLTDPAPATTFAHLDATTVLSRKIAELGIYPAVDPLDSTSRILDPQVIGDRHYGVAQRVKMILQRYKELQDIIAILGMDELSEEDKLVVHRARRVQRFLSQPFHVAEQFTGLKGVFVSIEDTLKGFEMIMDGEVDQYPEAAFNLVGSIEDAIEKGKKILAEAK, from the coding sequence ATGGCTAACGCAGGAAAAATTGCACAAATTATCGGACCAGTAATTGACGTGAGTTTCGATGGAGAAAACTCAAAACTACCTGAAATCTTAAATGCATTGGTAGTAAAAAAAGATGATGGTTCTGAAATTATTCTTGAAGTACAACAACATCTTGGACAAGACACCGTACGTTGTGTATCAATGGATAGTACAGAAGGTCTAAGAAGAGGCACTAAAGTTATAGACACTGGAGATCAAATTAAAATGCCTGCTGGCGAAGCAATCAAAGGAAGATTATTCAACGTAATTGGAGATGCAATAGATGGAATTGGAGCAGTAAGTAAAGAAGGTGGATACTCAATACACAGAAAACCACCTAAATATGAAGACTTAGCAACATCAAAAGAAGTATTATATACAGGAATCAAAGTAATTGACTTAATTGAACCATATGCAAAAGGTGGTAAAATTGGTTTGTTTGGTGGTGCTGGAGTAGGCAAAACAGTACTTATCATGGAATTGGTAAATAATATTGCTAAAGGACATGGTGGTTTATCAGTATTTGCTGGTGTAGGAGAAAGAACAAGAGAAGGAAATGACTTATTGAGAGAGTTCTTAGAGTCTGATGTAATAAAATACGGTGAGAAATTCAAACATTCTATGGAAGAAGGTGATTGGGATTTAGCATCTGTAGATAAAGAACAATTAAAAGAATCTAAAGCAACATTAGTATTCGGACAGATGAATGAGCCACCAGGAGCGAGAGCAAGAGTTGCATTATCTGGTCTTACAATAGCAGAACAATTTAGAGACGAAGTTAGTGATGGTAAAGGAAAAGATATCTTATTCTTCGTGGATAATATCTTTAGATTTACACAAGCTGGTTCTGAGGTATCTGCATTATTAGGTCGTATGCCATCTGCGGTAGGTTACCAACCAACATTAGCTACAGAAATGGGTCTAATGCAAGAGCGTATTACATCTACAAAATCTGGCTCTATTACATCAGTACAAGCAGTATATGTACCTGCGGATGACTTAACTGACCCAGCTCCAGCAACTACATTTGCGCACTTAGATGCTACAACAGTATTAAGCCGTAAAATTGCTGAATTAGGTATTTATCCTGCTGTGGATCCATTAGATTCTACATCAAGAATATTAGACCCACAAGTAATTGGAGATAGACACTATGGTGTTGCTCAAAGAGTAAAAATGATTTTACAACGTTATAAAGAACTTCAAGATATTATTGCAATCTTAGGTATGGATGAGTTATCTGAAGAAGATAAATTAGTTGTACATAGAGCAAGAAGAGTTCAACGTTTCTTATCTCAACCATTCCACGTAGCTGAGCAGTTCACAGGTTTAAAAGGTGTGTTCGTTTCTATAGAAGATACATTGAAAGGTTTTGAAATGATTATGGATGGTGAAGTTGATCAATATCCTGAAGCAGCATTCAACTTAGTTGGTTCTATTGAAGATGCTATTGAAAAAGGAAAGAAAATATTGGCTGAAGCTAAATAA
- a CDS encoding T9SS type A sorting domain-containing protein — protein MISKSNIILFSFLLFCGSLVAQKINRCASHTKLLEAMAQDESLRLKIEQSKQTTSAIYSGQRTESTYPIITIPVVVHVLYKTAQQNINDAQIRSQIDVLNRDFNARNADSLPINHEFYNLIGNASIEFCLASVKPGGSSTTGIERKQVTYDGFEYSDADESIIKSTSNGGLSAWNTSKYLNIWIVNFTDGTLGYATFPEDNSGNKDGVVIAYDAFGTVGVLTPDYDKGRTSTHEIGHWLGLYHIWGDDYNCTADDGIEDTPKQYEDSYGCPCEHPKVDNCSPSIMYQNFMDYTDDACMSLFTKDQVTRMRNVLSTASNRTSFLNNTVGCNTHTPTSDNSVYCDVTLNNNISINHDINIFPNPVRSTLFIEKLPPSISNYDIKIFNSIGAEVLSKQININQTSLDVSSLNAGIYYLHISNHKIKMSTIVQVIK, from the coding sequence GTGATTTCTAAATCAAACATAATATTATTTTCATTTTTATTGTTTTGTGGCTCATTGGTAGCACAAAAAATAAATAGATGTGCATCGCATACTAAATTGCTGGAAGCAATGGCACAAGATGAATCTTTAAGGTTAAAAATTGAGCAATCAAAACAGACTACTAGTGCAATCTATTCTGGACAAAGAACAGAGAGTACTTATCCAATAATAACAATACCTGTTGTTGTGCATGTATTGTACAAAACAGCACAACAAAATATTAATGATGCTCAAATTCGGTCACAAATTGATGTATTAAATAGAGACTTTAATGCTCGGAATGCAGACTCTTTACCTATAAATCACGAATTTTATAACTTAATAGGCAATGCAAGTATAGAGTTTTGTTTGGCAAGTGTAAAACCAGGTGGTAGTAGTACAACAGGAATTGAACGAAAACAAGTAACCTATGATGGATTTGAATATAGTGATGCAGATGAAAGTATCATAAAATCTACATCAAATGGTGGATTGAGTGCTTGGAATACGTCTAAATATTTGAATATCTGGATTGTGAATTTTACAGATGGAACACTTGGATACGCAACTTTCCCTGAAGATAATAGTGGCAATAAAGATGGTGTAGTAATTGCATATGATGCATTTGGTACTGTTGGCGTGCTTACGCCAGACTATGATAAAGGTAGAACATCAACACATGAGATTGGACATTGGTTAGGATTGTATCATATTTGGGGTGATGATTATAATTGTACTGCTGATGATGGTATTGAAGATACACCTAAGCAATATGAAGATTCATATGGTTGTCCTTGCGAGCATCCAAAGGTTGATAATTGCTCACCAAGTATCATGTATCAAAACTTTATGGACTATACAGATGACGCATGTATGAGTTTGTTTACTAAAGATCAAGTTACAAGAATGAGAAATGTATTAAGTACAGCAAGTAATAGAACTTCATTTTTAAATAACACAGTTGGTTGTAATACACATACACCTACATCAGACAATAGCGTATATTGTGATGTTACTTTAAATAATAATATTTCTATTAATCATGATATAAATATTTTTCCGAATCCAGTACGTAGTACATTGTTTATAGAAAAATTACCACCAAGCATAAGTAATTATGATATAAAAATATTTAATAGTATTGGCGCAGAAGTTTTGAGTAAACAAATCAATATCAATCAAACAAGTTTGGATGTTTCTAGTTTAAATGCTGGTATCTACTATTTACATATATCAAACCATAAAATTAAAATGAGTACAATTGTTCAAGTGATAAAATAA
- a CDS encoding UbiA family prenyltransferase produces the protein MQIELNKLIILSIHIFFSTWLVYQWSRKMYHEQMQENEVVDEIYFFQLHHKKTTDYIIYFSFIISLITFLFLHNQTKLAIIFVGAISILYALPLQKIGISFRLRDVPFLKIFLIAFSWSATATFIPALEAKNLFVLFDNYSWKFFAAQFLFILFITLPFDMSDMKNDKVQNLKTIPLLFGMKTSKVFLTIFFIAYVSIVFFLNINSYYIIGITLLCFVLLLISIFYIDKLTKTEVMLVYDGSMILYFFIVLFIKYIV, from the coding sequence ATGCAAATAGAGCTTAATAAATTAATCATTCTAAGTATACATATATTTTTTTCAACTTGGCTTGTTTATCAATGGAGCAGAAAAATGTATCACGAGCAAATGCAAGAAAACGAAGTAGTTGATGAAATCTATTTTTTTCAACTGCATCATAAAAAAACTACTGACTATATAATATATTTTTCATTTATAATATCATTGATTACATTTCTCTTCTTACACAATCAAACTAAATTAGCAATAATTTTTGTTGGTGCTATTTCAATTTTATATGCACTGCCATTACAAAAAATAGGCATTTCATTTCGTCTCAGAGATGTACCATTCTTAAAGATTTTTCTCATAGCATTCTCATGGTCTGCAACAGCCACATTTATTCCAGCATTAGAAGCAAAAAATTTATTTGTTTTATTTGATAATTATTCGTGGAAATTTTTCGCAGCACAATTTCTATTTATTCTTTTTATTACACTACCATTTGATATGTCTGATATGAAGAATGATAAAGTACAGAACTTAAAAACAATTCCACTTTTATTTGGAATGAAAACATCTAAAGTATTTTTGACCATTTTTTTTATTGCATATGTGTCAATAGTATTCTTCCTAAATATTAATAGCTACTATATAATTGGCATTACATTACTATGTTTTGTTTTATTACTAATTTCAATTTTTTACATTGATAAGCTAACAAAAACAGAAGTTATGCTTGTCTATGATGGTTCTATGATTTTGTACTTTTTCATTGTATTATTTATCAAATACATTGTATAA
- the acs gene encoding acetate--CoA ligase: protein MYPYQIKSLEEYNKTYKRSIENPSEFWLDIAQYFTWKQQPTSNNVVEWNFTEPKVRWFDGATLNITENCLDRHLEHDADTIALIWEPNSPTDKVIKLTYKELHQKVCQFAHVLRNNGVQKGDRVCIYMAMVPELAIAVLACARIGAIHSVVFGGFSAQSITDRIIDAHATFVITQDGTMRGNKEIALKNIMDEALINCDFVEKVIVLKHINSNIIIKEERDVIWQDEIKKVEAQGNPDFPAVEMQAEDPLFILYTSGSTGKPKGVVHTCAGYMIYTNYTFVNVFQYQKKDIYFCTADIGWITGHSYIIYGPLSAGATSLMFEGIPTFPDAGRMWEIVDKHQVNILYTAPTAIRSLMAFGTAPIENKNLSSIKLLGTVGEPINEEAWHWYHEHIGKGKCPIVDTWWQTETAGIMISNLAGITPHKPCYATLPLPGVQPILVDENGKTIEGSDAALGILPKEIVSGNLCIKYPWPSILRTTYGDHERCKLNYFSTYQNLYFTGDGCFRDTEGNYRITGRVDDVLNVSGHRIGTAEVENAIDEHIDVIESAVVGYPHDIKGQGIYAYVILQQKSNDEQQVKKEIIDTVSKIIGAIAKPDKIQIVSGLPKTRSGKIMRRILRKIAEGETSNLGDTTTLLDPNVVDEILTGAL, encoded by the coding sequence ATGTATCCATATCAAATTAAATCTTTAGAAGAATATAATAAAACGTATAAAAGAAGCATAGAAAATCCAAGTGAATTTTGGTTAGATATTGCTCAGTATTTTACTTGGAAACAACAACCAACAAGCAATAACGTAGTAGAATGGAATTTTACAGAACCTAAAGTACGTTGGTTTGATGGTGCCACATTAAATATTACAGAAAATTGTTTAGATAGGCATTTAGAGCATGATGCAGACACTATTGCATTAATTTGGGAACCAAATAGTCCAACAGACAAAGTAATCAAGTTAACATATAAAGAATTACACCAAAAGGTTTGTCAGTTTGCACATGTATTAAGAAATAATGGCGTACAAAAAGGAGATAGGGTTTGCATATATATGGCAATGGTGCCAGAACTTGCAATCGCAGTATTAGCATGTGCCAGAATTGGAGCAATACATAGTGTAGTTTTTGGTGGCTTTAGTGCGCAAAGTATTACTGACAGAATAATTGATGCACACGCAACTTTTGTAATAACACAAGATGGCACAATGCGAGGCAACAAAGAAATTGCCTTAAAAAATATTATGGATGAAGCTTTAATAAATTGCGACTTTGTAGAAAAAGTAATTGTGTTAAAACATATAAATAGCAATATAATAATTAAGGAAGAAAGAGATGTGATTTGGCAAGACGAAATTAAAAAAGTTGAAGCACAAGGCAATCCAGATTTTCCAGCAGTAGAAATGCAAGCAGAAGATCCATTGTTTATATTATACACAAGTGGAAGTACTGGAAAACCCAAAGGTGTTGTACATACTTGCGCAGGTTATATGATTTATACTAATTATACTTTTGTTAATGTATTTCAATATCAAAAGAAAGACATATACTTTTGTACAGCAGACATTGGTTGGATTACAGGACATAGCTACATCATCTATGGACCACTAAGTGCTGGTGCAACATCTTTAATGTTTGAAGGTATTCCTACTTTTCCTGATGCAGGAAGGATGTGGGAAATAGTAGATAAACATCAAGTAAATATTCTATACACAGCACCAACAGCTATTAGAAGTTTAATGGCATTTGGTACAGCACCAATCGAAAATAAAAATCTTTCAAGTATAAAATTATTAGGTACAGTTGGCGAGCCAATTAACGAAGAAGCATGGCATTGGTATCATGAGCATATTGGAAAAGGTAAATGTCCTATTGTAGATACCTGGTGGCAAACAGAAACAGCAGGAATAATGATTTCTAATCTTGCTGGCATTACACCACATAAACCATGCTATGCAACTTTGCCATTGCCTGGTGTACAACCAATTTTAGTTGATGAAAATGGAAAAACAATTGAAGGTAGTGACGCCGCTTTAGGAATACTACCAAAAGAAATTGTAAGTGGAAATCTGTGTATTAAATATCCATGGCCAAGTATATTGCGTACAACGTACGGCGACCATGAGCGTTGTAAATTAAATTATTTCTCAACTTATCAAAATTTATATTTTACTGGCGATGGTTGTTTTAGAGATACAGAAGGAAATTATAGAATAACAGGTAGAGTAGATGATGTACTAAACGTAAGTGGACATAGAATAGGTACAGCAGAAGTAGAAAATGCTATTGATGAACATATAGATGTAATTGAAAGTGCTGTGGTAGGCTATCCTCATGATATTAAAGGACAAGGTATATATGCTTATGTTATTTTACAACAAAAAAGCAATGATGAACAACAGGTAAAAAAAGAAATTATTGATACTGTAAGTAAAATAATTGGAGCTATTGCAAAGCCAGATAAAATTCAAATTGTTTCTGGTTTGCCAAAAACAAGAAGTGGTAAAATAATGCGTAGAATATTAAGAAAAATTGCAGAAGGAGAAACTAGCAATCTAGGCGATACAACAACACTACTTGATCCAAATGTAGTAGATGAAATTTTAACTGGTGCGTTGTAA
- a CDS encoding GNAT family N-acetyltransferase has product MKIRKANIQTDFEEIWNIFRNVISTGDTYVFDPNTSKESLYKHWFADYMDTFVAVDDDKILGTYIIKPNQIDLGSHIANCSYMVNPMYHGHGTGKLLCEHSIQYARSKGYLGIQFNIVVSTNISAVKLWQKYGFEIIGTTPKGFKHKELGFVDTYIMFKDLTIV; this is encoded by the coding sequence ATGAAAATTAGAAAGGCAAATATTCAGACAGACTTTGAAGAAATTTGGAATATTTTTAGAAACGTAATTTCAACTGGAGATACGTATGTGTTTGACCCAAACACATCTAAGGAAAGTTTGTACAAGCATTGGTTTGCTGACTATATGGATACATTTGTAGCTGTAGATGATGATAAGATCTTAGGTACATATATTATAAAACCAAATCAAATTGATTTAGGAAGTCATATTGCTAATTGTAGTTACATGGTAAATCCAATGTATCATGGTCATGGTACAGGAAAATTATTATGTGAGCACTCAATTCAATATGCAAGAAGCAAGGGATATTTAGGTATTCAGTTTAATATTGTGGTAAGTACAAATATAAGTGCAGTAAAGTTGTGGCAGAAATATGGCTTTGAGATAATTGGAACAACACCAAAAGGATTTAAACATAAAGAATTAGGATTTGTAGATACATATATTATGTTCAAAGACTTGACAATTGTATAA
- a CDS encoding SRPBCC domain-containing protein: MQSNTNHEVFSSRVLNFPVEKVYEAFANPIHLKNWWGPKGFSNTFHEFELKPEGKWILTMHGPENGNYENSSIFKIVEPLKLISWKRNSQPIFDMEVRFKKLDDKQTEISFRMIFDSQEACEKIKNFVLPKNEENFDRLEHEMLNVLQLNKA; encoded by the coding sequence ATGCAATCTAATACAAATCATGAAGTTTTTAGCTCAAGAGTTTTAAATTTTCCAGTAGAAAAAGTCTACGAAGCATTTGCAAATCCAATACATTTAAAAAACTGGTGGGGACCAAAAGGGTTTTCAAATACCTTTCACGAGTTTGAATTAAAACCAGAAGGCAAATGGATACTTACAATGCATGGTCCTGAAAATGGTAATTATGAAAACTCATCAATATTCAAAATCGTTGAGCCACTAAAATTAATTTCTTGGAAACGAAATTCACAACCAATATTTGACATGGAAGTAAGGTTTAAAAAACTTGATGACAAACAAACTGAAATATCATTTAGAATGATTTTTGATAGCCAAGAAGCATGTGAAAAAATTAAAAATTTTGTACTGCCCAAAAATGAAGAGAATTTTGATAGATTAGAACACGAAATGCTAAATGTTTTACAATTAAATAAGGCGTAA
- a CDS encoding VOC family protein — MRNNKITPFIWLTTEKGLLTEVIEYYKTIFDKDFKAGDITSLGQTPSGNTEMCEIIVFGQNYSLMSTEKEHHPLNDAISFIISCDGQNEIDHYWNYFTEDGKESQCGWCIDKYGVRWQIIPKNLKELMAKPNAYDIMMTQQKIIIEAYLG, encoded by the coding sequence ATGCGTAACAACAAAATCACACCTTTTATTTGGCTGACTACAGAAAAAGGACTACTAACAGAGGTTATAGAATATTACAAAACTATATTCGATAAAGATTTTAAAGCAGGCGATATTACTTCTCTTGGACAAACACCAAGTGGCAATACTGAAATGTGTGAGATTATTGTTTTTGGTCAAAATTATTCACTAATGAGTACAGAGAAAGAGCACCATCCACTAAATGATGCAATCTCATTTATTATCAGTTGTGATGGTCAAAATGAAATAGACCATTATTGGAACTATTTTACAGAAGATGGAAAAGAATCTCAATGCGGTTGGTGCATAGACAAATATGGTGTTAGATGGCAAATTATACCGAAAAATTTAAAAGAATTAATGGCTAAGCCAAATGCATACGACATAATGATGACGCAGCAAAAAATCATTATTGAAGCATATTTAGGATAA
- a CDS encoding ATP-binding cassette domain-containing protein, translating into MSEIPLAEPSVSTIFQRIVNIKNADIYIGKNIVLENINFEVRKGDFVYLIGRTGQGKSSLLRTLYGDLKIKKGEGEVCGYDIKSIKTKDLPFLRRKIGIVFQDFQLLQDKTIFDNLRFVLEAVGERNIKTIQQKIDIALDKVNLPYKLNKYPHQLSGGEQQRVAIARALINNPDIILADEPTGNLDPETAHETLSLFYNIFKETNTPVVMATHNYGLIEQFPGVIYMCAYNQITKDESYVQNK; encoded by the coding sequence ATGAGCGAAATTCCATTAGCCGAACCTAGCGTTTCTACCATTTTCCAAAGAATTGTAAATATTAAAAATGCTGATATCTATATTGGCAAAAATATTGTTTTAGAAAACATCAACTTTGAAGTTAGAAAAGGAGATTTTGTATATCTAATAGGCAGAACAGGACAAGGCAAAAGTAGCTTACTGCGTACATTGTATGGCGATTTGAAAATAAAAAAAGGTGAAGGCGAAGTTTGTGGCTATGACATTAAGAGCATAAAAACAAAAGACTTACCATTTTTAAGAAGAAAGATTGGTATTGTGTTTCAAGATTTTCAACTATTACAAGACAAGACAATATTTGACAATCTAAGATTTGTTTTAGAAGCAGTTGGAGAAAGAAATATAAAAACAATACAACAAAAGATTGATATTGCACTAGACAAAGTAAATCTACCTTATAAATTAAATAAATACCCACATCAACTTTCTGGTGGAGAGCAACAAAGAGTTGCAATTGCCAGAGCATTAATCAATAATCCAGATATTATTTTGGCTGATGAACCAACTGGCAACCTAGATCCAGAAACTGCCCATGAAACATTAAGTTTATTTTACAATATATTTAAAGAAACAAATACACCTGTTGTTATGGCAACGCATAATTATGGATTAATTGAACAATTTCCAGGCGTTATTTATATGTGTGCCTATAACCAAATCACAAAAGATGAAAGTTATGTACAAAATAAATAA
- the hemE gene encoding uroporphyrinogen decarboxylase, producing MLKNDLLLRAANGKDVERVPIWLMRQAGRILKEYREVRSSVDGFKALVKNPELICEVTIQPVDILKVDAAIIFSDILVIPEAMGLDYEMIESKGPFFPKTIQSANDINNLTDNVLDNLQYVFDSITLTKKELDNRVPLIGFAGAPFTIFCYMIEGKGSKTFSNAKKFLYTQPVLAHELLNKITNATIAYLKQQIACGADIVQVFDSWAGVLGKEQYQTFALPYMKKIATAITEVPTILFAKDAHYIIEDFGQSDCNVIGLDWTIDIATARKSAASKTLQGNLDPCVLYADEKTILQEVDKMLKAFGKQQYICNLGHGVYPDVDAEKAKFFIQCVQSYQWN from the coding sequence ATGTTGAAAAATGATTTGTTATTAAGAGCAGCAAATGGCAAAGATGTAGAGCGTGTGCCTATTTGGTTGATGCGCCAAGCTGGAAGAATTCTGAAAGAATATCGTGAAGTACGCAGTAGCGTTGATGGCTTTAAAGCATTGGTTAAAAATCCTGAATTGATTTGTGAAGTAACCATTCAGCCAGTTGATATATTGAAAGTTGATGCTGCAATTATTTTTTCTGATATTTTGGTAATTCCAGAAGCCATGGGTTTGGATTATGAGATGATAGAAAGTAAAGGACCATTTTTTCCAAAAACAATACAATCAGCCAATGATATCAATAACTTAACTGATAATGTGCTTGATAATTTGCAGTATGTGTTTGATTCTATTACATTAACTAAAAAAGAATTGGATAATAGAGTTCCTTTAATTGGATTTGCTGGCGCACCTTTTACTATATTTTGTTATATGATAGAAGGAAAAGGAAGTAAAACTTTTTCTAATGCTAAAAAGTTTTTGTACACACAACCAGTTTTAGCACATGAATTATTAAATAAAATTACAAATGCTACAATTGCCTATTTAAAACAACAAATTGCATGTGGTGCTGATATTGTTCAGGTATTTGATAGTTGGGCTGGTGTTCTAGGAAAAGAACAATACCAAACATTCGCATTGCCTTATATGAAAAAAATTGCAACTGCAATTACTGAGGTGCCTACCATATTATTTGCTAAAGATGCACATTATATTATAGAAGATTTTGGACAATCTGATTGTAATGTAATTGGATTGGATTGGACTATTGATATTGCTACAGCAAGAAAAAGTGCAGCAAGTAAAACTTTGCAAGGCAACTTAGATCCATGTGTTTTGTATGCTGATGAAAAAACTATTTTACAAGAAGTGGATAAAATGCTAAAGGCATTTGGTAAACAACAATATATTTGCAATTTAGGTCATGGTGTGTATCCAGATGTTGATGCTGAAAAAGCTAAGTTCTTTATCCAATGTGTTCAATCCTATCAATGGAATTAA